One window from the genome of Kaistia defluvii encodes:
- a CDS encoding YbaY family lipoprotein yields the protein MIKLLPMRLLFVLAILTAPSLALARPLDGSVTYRERIALDPKAAITVTLVDVSHADAPAKVIAKQRIRPRGRQVPIEFRLHYAPTRIKPGHRYQLQARIDRGDDLLFINKEAVPVAPLDTKGPVTITVQPVSDADAPPPTDASKPTQTKAPANPGPAAPLQGTEWLAEDIGGRGVLDIVQSTLTIEGGGKISGSGGCNRYFGTVTVEDGKIKVGPLGATQMACVPAQMDQERKFLDALSNTRGYRIEGSKLTLLDANGKTLARLIRNTKA from the coding sequence GTGATCAAGCTTCTGCCGATGCGCCTGTTGTTTGTCCTCGCCATCCTGACCGCGCCGAGCCTGGCGCTCGCGCGGCCGCTCGATGGCTCCGTCACCTATCGCGAGCGCATCGCGCTGGATCCCAAGGCGGCCATCACCGTCACCCTGGTCGATGTCAGCCATGCCGATGCCCCGGCCAAGGTGATCGCCAAGCAGCGCATCCGGCCGCGCGGGCGCCAGGTGCCGATCGAATTCCGCCTGCATTATGCGCCGACCCGGATCAAGCCCGGCCACCGCTATCAGCTGCAGGCGCGGATCGATCGCGGCGACGATCTGCTGTTCATCAACAAGGAAGCCGTGCCCGTCGCGCCGCTCGATACCAAGGGGCCGGTGACGATCACGGTTCAGCCGGTCTCGGATGCCGATGCGCCCCCGCCGACCGACGCGAGCAAGCCCACCCAGACCAAGGCTCCCGCCAATCCGGGGCCGGCCGCCCCGCTCCAGGGCACCGAATGGCTGGCCGAGGATATTGGCGGGCGCGGCGTGCTCGACATCGTGCAGTCGACGCTGACCATCGAGGGCGGCGGCAAGATCTCCGGCTCGGGCGGCTGCAACCGCTATTTCGGCACGGTCACGGTCGAGGACGGCAAGATCAAGGTCGGGCCGCTCGGCGCGACGCAGATGGCCTGCGTCCCGGCCCAGATGGACCAGGAGCGGAAATTCCTCGACGCGCTCTCCAACACCCGCGGCTATCGCATCGAGGGTTCGAAGCTGACCCTGCTCGATGCGAACGGCAAGACGCTGGCGCGGCTGATACGGAACACCAAGGCCTAA
- a CDS encoding polyprenyl synthetase family protein — protein sequence MVRLDDDFAARLSGAATAVERALDRVLGSNPREGEIARPVRLVEAMRHATLGGGKRLRAFLAIETARMFDADTEGALRVGAALECLHAYSLVHDDLPAMDDDDLRRGRPTVHRAFDEATAILAGDALQTLAFDILADPATDADPLVRSDLVLGLARASGLGGMAGGQMLDLQAETETPDEVAIRRLQAMKTGALIRFSCEAGALLGRASAEDRARIRRFGEIIGLAFQLADDILDETATTEALGKATGKDSSRGKGTLVGLYGVTPVRAMLDDLVLEAEGVLAPFGDRAETLAAAAQFVAIREV from the coding sequence TTGGTTCGGCTTGACGATGATTTTGCAGCCCGCCTTTCCGGCGCGGCGACGGCGGTCGAGCGCGCGCTCGATCGCGTGCTCGGCTCCAATCCGCGCGAGGGCGAGATCGCCCGGCCGGTCCGGCTGGTCGAGGCGATGCGCCATGCCACGCTCGGCGGCGGAAAGCGGCTGCGCGCCTTCCTGGCCATCGAGACGGCAAGGATGTTCGACGCCGACACCGAGGGCGCGCTGCGCGTCGGCGCGGCGCTCGAATGCCTGCACGCCTACAGCCTGGTGCATGATGACCTTCCGGCCATGGACGACGACGACCTGAGGCGCGGCCGGCCGACGGTGCATCGCGCCTTCGACGAGGCGACCGCGATCCTGGCCGGCGATGCGTTGCAGACGCTGGCCTTCGACATCCTGGCCGATCCGGCCACCGACGCGGACCCGCTTGTCCGGTCCGACCTGGTGCTGGGGCTCGCCCGCGCGTCGGGCCTTGGCGGCATGGCCGGCGGGCAGATGCTCGACCTTCAGGCCGAGACCGAGACGCCCGACGAGGTGGCGATCCGCCGGTTGCAGGCGATGAAGACCGGCGCCCTGATCCGCTTTTCCTGCGAGGCCGGCGCCCTTCTCGGGCGCGCCTCGGCGGAGGACCGGGCGCGGATCCGCCGTTTCGGCGAAATCATCGGCCTCGCCTTCCAGCTCGCCGACGACATCCTCGACGAGACGGCGACGACCGAGGCGCTGGGCAAGGCGACCGGCAAGGATTCGTCACGCGGCAAGGGTACGCTGGTTGGCCTCTATGGCGTCACGCCGGTGCGCGCCATGCTGGACGATCTCGTCCTCGAGGCGGAAGGCGTGCTGGCGCCGTTCGGGGACCGCGCCGAGACGCTGGCCGCCGCCGCCCAATTCGTCGCCATCCGCGAAGTCTGA
- a CDS encoding carboxymuconolactone decarboxylase family protein, translating to MSIDQLKSRIPDFAKDVRLNLSTLASDETLTPQQKYGLMVACGIASRNPVVKAALEAEAAPHLAPAVLAAAKSAASIMAMNNVYYRFSHLVSNPEYRTMPAKLRMNVIGNPGVDKVDFELWSLAVSAINGCGMCMDSHEAVLKKANVPSDIIQAAVRFAAIIQSVAVSLEAAEAA from the coding sequence ATGTCGATCGATCAGCTGAAGTCCCGCATTCCGGATTTCGCCAAGGATGTCCGTCTCAACCTGTCGACGCTCGCCTCGGACGAGACGCTGACGCCGCAGCAGAAATACGGCCTGATGGTCGCCTGCGGCATCGCCAGCCGCAATCCGGTGGTGAAGGCGGCGCTCGAGGCGGAAGCTGCGCCGCATCTGGCGCCGGCCGTGCTGGCGGCGGCCAAGTCGGCAGCCTCGATCATGGCGATGAACAACGTCTATTACCGCTTCAGCCATCTGGTCTCGAACCCCGAATACCGCACCATGCCGGCCAAGCTGCGCATGAACGTCATCGGCAACCCCGGCGTCGACAAGGTCGATTTCGAGCTCTGGTCGCTGGCCGTCTCGGCGATCAATGGCTGCGGCATGTGCATGGACAGCCACGAGGCCGTGCTGAAGAAGGCGAACGTGCCGTCCGACATCATCCAGGCCGCGGTCCGCTTCGCCGCGATCATCCAGTCGGTCGCCGTCTCCCTCGAAGCCGCCGAAGCGGCCTGA
- a CDS encoding peroxiredoxin, whose product MLGIGDKLPEFSVTGVKPGFNSHEENGESAFETLTEKSFPGKWKVIFFYPKDFTFVCPTEIAEFARLSGDFEDRDAVVLGGSTDNEFVKLAWRRDHKDLDKLPIWNFADTNGSLVDGLGVRSPDGVAYRVTYIVDPDGVIQHSYATNLNVGRNPKDTLRVLDALQTDELCACNRDVGGATLAA is encoded by the coding sequence ATGCTCGGCATTGGCGATAAGCTGCCCGAATTTTCCGTGACCGGCGTGAAGCCCGGCTTCAACAGCCACGAAGAAAATGGCGAGAGCGCCTTCGAGACGCTGACCGAGAAAAGCTTCCCCGGCAAGTGGAAGGTGATCTTCTTCTACCCGAAGGACTTCACCTTCGTCTGCCCGACCGAGATCGCCGAATTCGCCCGCCTGTCGGGTGATTTCGAGGATCGCGACGCCGTCGTGCTCGGCGGCTCCACCGACAACGAGTTCGTCAAGCTTGCCTGGCGCCGCGACCACAAGGATCTGGACAAGCTGCCGATCTGGAACTTCGCCGACACCAACGGCTCGCTGGTCGACGGCCTCGGCGTGCGTTCGCCGGACGGCGTCGCCTATCGCGTCACCTACATCGTCGATCCCGATGGCGTGATCCAGCATTCCTACGCGACCAACCTCAATGTCGGCCGCAATCCGAAGGACACGCTGCGCGTTCTCGACGCGCTGCAGACCGACGAGCTCTGCGCCTGCAACCGCGACGTCGGCGGCGCCACGCTGGCAGCCTGA
- a CDS encoding hydrogen peroxide-inducible genes activator, translating to MLLPTLRQMQYFVALAEIGSFSRAANACHVTQSTLSDAIRQLEETVGVSLIDRSNRTMALTAAGEEAVRRMKALLVDAREMVDAARSSQAPLSGRIRLGVIPSIAPYFLPRALPELRRAYPDLRLHLREDLTRTLLDDLRGGRLDICLIAFPVQTEGLATEIIAEDSLLLAVDAGHRLAGRKSVQREELAEETLLLLEDGHCLRDHIRAVAPGLADRQNEEIRASSLTTLVHMVDNQLGITFLPRIAVEAGILSGTDIKLSELDGKAARRSLGLVWRNGSSREADFRLLAGFLRQFAIEPVRDRAALDPA from the coding sequence ATGCTTTTGCCGACGCTCCGCCAGATGCAGTATTTCGTCGCCCTCGCCGAGATCGGTTCGTTCAGCCGGGCGGCGAACGCCTGCCATGTTACGCAATCCACGCTGTCCGACGCCATCCGCCAGCTGGAGGAGACGGTCGGCGTGTCGCTGATCGACCGCTCCAACCGGACGATGGCGCTGACGGCGGCGGGCGAGGAGGCCGTGCGGCGCATGAAGGCGCTGCTGGTCGATGCGCGCGAGATGGTCGACGCGGCGCGCTCGAGCCAGGCGCCGCTTTCCGGCCGCATCCGCCTGGGCGTCATTCCGTCGATCGCGCCCTATTTCCTGCCGCGCGCCCTTCCCGAGCTGCGCCGCGCCTATCCCGATCTGCGCCTCCATCTGCGCGAGGACCTGACACGGACACTGCTGGATGATTTGCGGGGCGGCCGGCTCGACATCTGCCTGATCGCCTTTCCGGTCCAGACCGAGGGGCTGGCGACCGAAATCATCGCCGAGGACAGCCTGCTGCTCGCCGTCGATGCCGGCCACCGGCTCGCCGGCCGCAAGAGCGTGCAGCGCGAGGAACTGGCGGAGGAGACGCTGCTGCTGCTGGAGGACGGCCACTGCCTGCGCGATCACATCCGCGCCGTGGCGCCCGGCCTCGCCGACCGGCAGAACGAGGAGATCCGGGCCTCCAGCCTGACCACCCTCGTCCATATGGTGGATAACCAGCTCGGCATCACCTTCCTGCCGCGGATCGCCGTCGAGGCGGGCATCCTGTCGGGAACCGACATCAAGCTTTCCGAACTCGACGGCAAGGCGGCGCGGCGCTCGCTCGGCCTCGTCTGGCGCAACGGATCAAGCCGCGAGGCCGATTTCCGCCTGCTCGCCGGCTTCCTGCGCCAGTTCGCCATCGAGCCCGTCCGCGATCGAGCCGCACTGGATCCCGCATGA
- the mtgA gene encoding monofunctional biosynthetic peptidoglycan transglycosylase yields MTFQLPAALSRPFAGRKGLVTGIAKVFALLVALPLILTPIYSVVPPVSTLMLWSGLTGQGMKRDWVPFDEISPNLVNSVIMSEDGQFCSHWGVDWGALNAVLDREGGPSRGASTIAMQTVKNLFLWSSRSYIRKGLEIPLAYYADFILSKRRVMEIYLNIAEWGPGLFGAEAASQFYFNKPASKLTPRQAALLTAALPNPITRNPAKPTRYLNSRARNIETRARAARDYVGCL; encoded by the coding sequence ATGACATTCCAACTGCCGGCCGCCCTCTCCCGACCGTTTGCAGGCCGCAAGGGCCTCGTCACAGGTATCGCCAAAGTGTTTGCCCTTCTCGTTGCCCTGCCCCTGATCCTGACGCCGATCTATTCCGTCGTGCCGCCGGTCTCGACGCTGATGCTGTGGTCGGGCCTCACGGGACAGGGGATGAAACGGGACTGGGTGCCGTTCGACGAGATCTCGCCCAACCTGGTCAACTCGGTGATCATGTCCGAGGACGGCCAGTTCTGCTCGCATTGGGGCGTCGACTGGGGCGCGCTCAACGCGGTGCTCGACCGCGAAGGAGGGCCGTCGCGGGGCGCCAGCACGATCGCGATGCAGACGGTGAAGAACCTGTTCCTGTGGTCGTCGCGCTCCTACATCCGCAAGGGGCTGGAGATTCCGCTCGCCTACTACGCGGATTTCATCCTGTCGAAGCGGCGGGTGATGGAGATCTACCTGAACATCGCGGAATGGGGTCCGGGCCTGTTCGGCGCCGAGGCGGCATCGCAGTTCTATTTCAACAAGCCGGCCTCCAAGCTGACGCCGCGCCAGGCGGCGCTGCTGACCGCGGCGCTGCCCAACCCGATCACACGCAATCCGGCCAAGCCGACGCGCTATCTGAACAGCCGCGCCCGCAACATCGAGACCCGCGCCCGCGCCGCCCGCGACTATGTCGGCTGTCTTTAG
- the hpxZ gene encoding oxalurate catabolism protein HpxZ: MEIDIPEVKAELEAAFARYETALVTNDVEVLDGLFHAAPTTIRYGGGENLYGYAEIQAFRAGRSPAGLARALERTVVTTYGRDFGTASTLFRRDNAPGKIGRQMQTWIRTPAGWRVVAAHVSVIADPEAVS, encoded by the coding sequence ATGGAAATCGACATCCCGGAGGTGAAGGCCGAGCTGGAAGCCGCCTTCGCCCGCTACGAAACCGCGCTGGTGACCAACGATGTCGAGGTGCTGGACGGGCTGTTCCACGCCGCACCGACGACGATCCGCTATGGCGGCGGCGAGAATCTGTATGGCTATGCCGAGATCCAGGCGTTTCGGGCCGGCCGTTCGCCGGCAGGTCTCGCCCGTGCCCTCGAGCGCACGGTGGTGACGACCTATGGCCGCGATTTCGGCACGGCTTCGACGCTGTTCCGGCGCGACAACGCGCCCGGCAAAATCGGTCGCCAGATGCAGACCTGGATCCGCACCCCGGCCGGCTGGCGCGTGGTCGCCGCCCATGTCAGCGTCATCGCCGATCCGGAGGCGGTGTCCTAA